From the Hevea brasiliensis isolate MT/VB/25A 57/8 chromosome 15, ASM3005281v1, whole genome shotgun sequence genome, one window contains:
- the LOC110663987 gene encoding premnaspirodiene oxygenase, whose translation MEHQFLSFPIFFIFFIFILLVLRIRKKAKINNSSPNLPPGPWKLPLIGSMHHLVGSLPHHRLRDLAKKYGPLMHLQLGEVTNIVISSPETAKEVMKTHDVIFAQRPFLLAASIVGYDFSDIAFAPYGNYWRQMRKICTLELLTAKRVQSFRSIREEEISKLIRTLSSGAGSPINFSRMFNSLTYSVTSRAAFGKIWKGEEIFIPTVKKLIQLAGGFSLADIYPSIKLLHVISTVRPKLERLHQIADKILESIIYEHRARKAAAKSGADYEEEDFVDVLLNLQDRAGLEFPLTNDNIKGVILDMFIAGSETSSTTIEWAMSEMLKNPRVMEKAQAEVRQVFGVEGNIDEERLHELNYLKMVINETLRLHPPIPLLLPRECRENCVINGYGIPVKSKVIVNAWAIGRDPNYWIEAERFYPERFLNSSIDYKGTNFEFIPFGAGRRICPGILFGIANVELPLAQLLYYFDWKLPAGLTPENLDMVEVFGAVVKRKNDLHLIPIPHFPPPVD comes from the exons ATGGAACACCAATTTCTCTCCTTTCCAAtctttttcatcttcttcattttcatcCTCTTGGTATTGAGAATAAGGAAGAAAGCAAAAATCAACAACTCATCTCCAAATCTACCACCAGGGCCGTGGAAATTGCCCCTTATAGGGAGTATGCACCATTTAGTTGGCTCCCTACCCCATCACCGCCTGAGAGACTTGGCTAAAAAGTATGGACCTCTTATGCACCTTCAACTTGGTGAAGTTACCAACATAGTTATTTCTTCACCTGAAACTGCTAAAGAAGTGATGAAAACCCATGATGTCATATTTGCTCAAAGGCCCTTTCTCCTCGCTGCAAGTATTGTGGGTTATGATTTTTCAGACATTGCATTCGCTCCCTATGGAAACTATTGGAGACAAATGAGAAAAATTTGCACGCTGGAGCTGCTAACTGCGAAAAGAGTGCAGTCATTTAGATCAATCAGGGAAGAAGAAATATCAAAACTCATTAGAACCCTGTCTTCTGGTGCAGGATCACCAATCAACTTTAGCAGGATGTTCAATTCTTTGACCTACAGCGTCACCTCAAGAGCAGCCTTTGGTAAGATATGGAAGGGAGAAGAAATCTTCATACCAACAGTTAAGAAACTGATACAATTGGCTGGCGGTTTTAGTCTTGCTGATATCTACCCTTCCATCAAATTGCTTCATGTGATTAGTACGGTGAGGCCTAAATTAGAGAGGCTTCATCAAATAGCAGATAAGATACTTGAAAGCATCATCTATGAACATAGAGCTAGAAAGGCAGCAGCAAAATCTGGGGCTGATTATGAAGAAGAAGATTTTGTAGACGTTCTTCTGAATCTTCAGGATCGTGCAGGCCTTGAATTCCCTTTAACAAATGACAACATAAAAGGAGTCATCCTG GACATGTTCATTGCTGGTAGTGAGACATCATCAACAACCATAGAATGGGCAATGTCAGAGATGCTAAAAAATCCAAGAGTGATGGAAAAGGCACAAGCTGAGGTGAGGCAGGTCTTTGGTGTAGAAGGAAACATTGATGAAGAACGACTTCATGAACTGAACTACTTAAAGATGGTAATCAATGAAACTCTAAGATTACACCCTCCTATTCCATTGTTACTTCCAAGAGAATGTAGGGAGAATTGTGTGATTAACGGTTACGGCATTCCTGTCAAATCTAAAGTTATTGTGAACGCATGGGCGATTGGAAGGGATCCCAATTATTGGATTGAAGCTGAGAGattttatccagaaagatttctTAATAGTTCAATAGATTATAAGGGTACTAACTTTGAATTTATCCCATTTGGTGCTGGAAGGAGGATTTGTCCAGGAATATTGTTTGGCATAGCTAATGTTGAGCTTCCACTTGCACAGTTGCTGTACTATTTTGATTGGAAACTCCCTGCAGGGCTGACGCCAGAAAATCTTGACATGGTTGAAGTTTTTGGTGCTGTTGTGAAAAGGAAAAATGATCTCCACTTAATCCCCATTCCACACTTTCCGCCACCTGtcgattaa
- the LOC110663988 gene encoding meiotic recombination protein SPO11-1 produces the protein MEGNRRITKGREDLLAKIRDFTCSLVRNLSEGRSLAVFIDKFRNYCTNPDANCYCSSDLPKGQEILSVKRECNVRRIDVLLRVLLIVQQLLQENRHGSKRDIYYMHPSVFSDQSVVDQAINDICILLQCSRHNLNVVSVGNGLVMGWLRFLEAERKFDCMNFPSNVHPIPVHVDEVKDIVSVAKYILVVEKESVFQRLANDRFCNANRCIVITGRGYPDIPTRRFLRLLLEKLCLPIYCLVDCDPYGFDILTTYCFGSMQMAYDAKFLRVPEIRWLGAFPSDFEKYGLPQQCLLPLTAEDKRRTETMLLRCYLQREVPQWRLELESMLQRGVKFEIEALSVHSLSFLSEQYIPSKIQVRSKIYVGDASLEFWQS, from the exons ATGGAGGGAAATCGCCGGATCACAAAGGGACGTGAGGATTTACTTGCAAAGATCAGAG ACTTCACTTGCTCATTGGTGAGAAATCTAAGCGAGGGACGATCTCTCGCTGTTTTCATCGACAAATTCAGAAACTACTGCACCAATCCCGATGCTAATTG CTACTGCAGCTCTGATTTGCCAAAGGGGCAAGAAATTCTGTCTGTTAAAAGAGAATGCAATGTGCGTAGAATAG ATGTCTTGCTACGAGTCCTACTCATTGTTCAACAACTCCTGCAAGAGAACAGACATGGGTCTAAGAGAGATATATATTATATGCACCCTTCTGTATTTTCAG ATCAATCAGTCGTAGATCAGGCAATCAATGACATATGCATCCTTCTGCAGTGCAGTCGTCACAACCTAAATGTG GTCTCTGTTGGAAATGG GTTGGTGATGGGCTGGCTGCGATTTCTGGAAGCTGAAAGGAAATTTGATTGCATGAACTTTCCCAGCAAT GTGCATCCCATTCCTGTGCATGTTGATGAAGTCAAAG ATATTGTTAGTGTTGCCAAATACATACTGGTTGTGGAGAAGGAATCAG TGTTCCAGCGTTTAGCTAATGACCGTTTCTGCAATGCAAACCGCTGTATTGTGATCACA GGAAGGGGCTATCCAGATATTCCCACAAGAAG GTTCTTGCGACTCCTCCTTGAGAAGTTGTGTCTGCCTATCTATTGCTTGGTTGATTGTGATCCATATGGCTTTGACATCCTGACTACCTACTGTTTTGGTTCTATG CAAATGGCCTATGATGCTAAATTTCTGCGTGTTCCTGAGATACGCTGGCTTGGAGCTTTTCCATCTGATTTTGAGAAATATGGTCTTCCTCAACAGTGTCTGCTTCCTTTGACAGCTGAAG ATAAGAGGAGAACTGAAACCATGCTACTCAGATGCTACCTGCAAAGGGAAGTACCACAATGGAG ATTGGAACTAGAATCAATGCTGCAAAGAGGAGTGAAATTTGAGATTGAAGCATTGTCTGTGCACTCGCTTTCCTTCTTGTCAGAGCAGTACATACCATCTAAGATTCAAG TCAGGAGCAAAATCTATGTAGGTGATGCTTCTTTGGAATTTTGGCAGTCTTGA